In Limnobaculum parvum, one DNA window encodes the following:
- a CDS encoding merozoite surface protein 3b: MTSIVSYTDRAVQKLKQLGIVVAGEPEAPVMTLLDAISNLDNNRVVAIARTLQQQSSFNAIVRDNIMGMDIANRQGTIVSAFDSIRTDAQNMVTWLDDGKLDLLERVKNGWVVLVRGSIPDRFNKIKETYMEVAKASSEQITRERTILDAYQDFRFGLKQAQIDAQELLVLADKNLEQCKTQLQTAHEAREKATTTDAVELARLELSRDEALRVMQKEDERYQIVKDLTENLLVAYNSAEAVFARLQQTSSVKERVYRQSVVFFSTNEIVFTALSASMTSLSGLSESTKTLEAMKDGINKGLETIAEAGNKHLEAGLRAGYGSTIKAESIRSLVNAITSYQESSHKLIEELRVESTNNSKELENIVEDGKRRFSEIVLKAAVE; encoded by the coding sequence AAACAATTAGGCATTGTTGTTGCCGGCGAGCCAGAAGCACCGGTCATGACGCTGTTGGATGCTATTTCCAACCTTGATAATAATCGCGTTGTAGCCATTGCCCGTACCCTGCAGCAACAAAGCAGCTTCAACGCCATCGTGCGTGACAATATTATGGGAATGGATATTGCTAACCGTCAGGGCACGATTGTGTCGGCATTCGATTCGATTCGCACCGATGCACAAAATATGGTGACCTGGCTGGATGACGGTAAACTGGATCTGTTGGAACGGGTTAAAAATGGCTGGGTGGTATTAGTCAGAGGCTCAATTCCGGATCGTTTCAACAAAATTAAAGAAACCTATATGGAGGTTGCGAAAGCTTCATCCGAACAGATTACCCGTGAACGTACCATTCTGGATGCTTATCAGGATTTCCGTTTTGGTTTGAAACAGGCTCAGATTGACGCTCAGGAACTGCTGGTTTTGGCGGACAAGAATCTGGAACAGTGTAAGACCCAGCTTCAAACTGCCCATGAGGCCAGAGAGAAGGCGACCACCACTGATGCAGTAGAGCTGGCTCGTTTAGAGCTGAGCCGCGATGAAGCGCTGCGCGTGATGCAAAAAGAAGATGAACGCTACCAGATCGTTAAAGATCTTACTGAAAACTTATTGGTAGCTTATAACTCGGCAGAAGCGGTATTCGCCCGTTTACAGCAAACTTCATCAGTAAAAGAGCGTGTTTATCGCCAGAGCGTGGTGTTTTTCTCCACCAATGAAATCGTATTTACTGCACTGTCAGCCTCGATGACCTCATTAAGCGGCCTGTCTGAAAGCACCAAAACGCTGGAAGCCATGAAAGACGGTATCAATAAAGGCCTAGAAACCATTGCTGAAGCCGGTAACAAGCATCTGGAAGCGGGTCTGCGTGCTGGCTACGGCTCCACTATTAAAGCGGAATCTATTCGTTCACTGGTTAACGCCATCACTAGCTATCAGGAATCCAGCCATAAGCTAATTGAAGAGTTGAGGGTTGAGTCAACCAACAATTCTAAAGAGCTGGAAAATATCGTAGAAGACGGAAAACGTCGCTTCTCTGAAATTGTGTTAAAGGCTGCCGTTGAATGA